The Desulfotomaculum sp. nucleotide sequence CAACTGGGAGAAGGCAGGGGACGAGAAAGTGATGGCGATGATCGAAGTACGCGTTGCTCCTCAAAGAGATAAGGGTTTTGATGTTGTGGCGGAACGGATTTACCGTTTTCCTCAGGTTAGGAGTGTTCACCTTATGTCGGGTGATTATGACCTGGCGGTGTTTGTCGAGGGGCGAAATATGCGTGAGGTCAGTCATTTCGTTTCTACCAAACTGGCGACAATAGAAGGTGTTCTGAGTACGATGACGCATTTTATTCTAAAAACATATAAACAAGACGGTGTTATTTTGGAAGATGTTGAACAAGACAGGAGGTTATTAGTTTCTCCATGAACACGAACACCTCATGGGACGATTTTATTAACCCGGTAGTAAGAACAATACCCTGGTCGGGGATAAGAAAGTTTTTCGATTTGGTAGTCGAAACACCCGGCGTAATTTCCCTGGGAGTTGGAGAACCTGATTTTGTCACACCCTGGCATATTCGCGAGGCATGCATTTATTCTCTGGAAAAAGGTTATACCATGTATACTTCCAATTACGGCCTTCTGGAGTTGAGGCAGGCGATAGCACAGGAAATTTTCCGTACCGGTTTAAAATTCGATCCCAAAAATGAGATCCTGGTGACTGTCGGAGTCAGCGAAGCGCTGGATCTGGCAATACGCGCTCTTATTTCACCCGGAGATGAAGTCCTCGTTCCGGAACCTTCTTATGTTTCTTATGTCCCGTGTATTACTCTTGCCGGCGGCATAGTTGTAAGCCTGCCGACAACAATTGAAGGCAATTTCCGGATCAG carries:
- a CDS encoding AsnC family transcriptional regulator; this translates as MKEVLEILETDARLSAADIAVMLNKEKSEVKKVIKELENKKVILKYIALVNWEKAGDEKVMAMIEVRVAPQRDKGFDVVAERIYRFPQVRSVHLMSGDYDLAVFVEGRNMREVSHFVSTKLATIEGVLSTMTHFILKTYKQDGVILEDVEQDRRLLVSP